A genomic region of Canis aureus isolate CA01 chromosome 16, VMU_Caureus_v.1.0, whole genome shotgun sequence contains the following coding sequences:
- the NDOR1 gene encoding NADPH-dependent diflavin oxidoreductase 1 isoform X1, with product MPSPGLLVLFGSQTGTAQDVAERLGRDARRRRLDCRVQALDSYSVVNLINEPLVVFVCATAGQGEPPDNMKNFWRFIFRKNLPSTSLCQMDFAVLGLGDSSYAKFNFVAKKLYRRLLQLGGSALLPLCLGDDQHELGPDAAVDPWLHDLWEKVLWLYPVPPDLGVIPTGVPLPSTFTLHFLLEAPRTCSEEQHGASTDPQGPPSERQPFLAPMVTNQRVTGPSHFQDVRLIEFDITGSGLSFAAGDVVLIQPENRASDLGRFCQALGLDPDQYFTLQPREPGVPCPAQLPQPCSVRHLVAHYLDIASVPRRSFFELLACLSPHELEREKLLQLSSPQGQEELYSYCNRPRRTILEVLCDFPHTAGAIPADYLLDLIPLIRPRAFSIASSLLAHPLRLQILVAVVQYQTRLKEPRRGLCSSWLASLDPGQGPVYVPLWVRPGGLTFPETPDTPVIMVGPGTGVAPFRAAIQERVARDQTGNFLFFGCRWRDQDFYWEAEWLQLERKGCLMLFTAFSREQERKIYVQHRLRELGPLVWDLLDRQGAYFYLAGNAKCMPADVSEALASIFQEEGGLSGPDAANYLARLQRTLRFQRDRRFPVTLCHICVPCHKVHGLGSGWRSARTRAPGGGGPQPAQALPASILESLSNKLWALRGRF from the exons ATGCCGAGCCCGGGGCTTCTGGTGCTCTTCGGCAGCCAGACCGGCACGGCTCAGGATGTGGCTGAGAGGCTGGGCCGCGACGCTCGGCGCCGGCGGCTCGACTGCCGCGTGCAGGCCCTGGACTCGTACTCGGTG GTGAATCTGATTAATGAGCCCCTGGTGGTATTTGTTTGTGCAACTGCAGGCCAAGGAGAACCCCCCGACAACATGAAG AACTTCTGGAGGTTCATATTCCGGAAGAACCTGCCATCAACCTCCCTCTGTCAGATGGACTTCGCTGTCTTGGGCCTCGGGGACTCCTCTTATGCCAA GTTCAACTTTGTGGCCAAGAAGCTGTACCGTCGGCTGCTGCAGCTTGGGGGCAGTGCCCTCCTACCTCTGTGCCTGGGCGATGACCAGCACGAGCTGGG GCCTGATGCAGCTGTGGACCCCTGGCTGCACGATCTGTGGGAGAAGGTGCTGTGGCTGTACCCCGTGCCCCCTGACCTTGGCGTGATCCCCACCGGAGTCCC TTTGCCCTCCACGTTCACCCTGcacttccttctggaggctcccaGGACGTGCTCTGAGGAGCAGCATGGGGCTAGCACAGATCCTCAAGGCCCCCCTTCAGAGCGGCAGCCCTTCCTGGCACCCATGGTCACCAACCAGAGGGTCACTGGCCCCTCACACTTCCAAGATGTTCGGCTGATCGAGTTTGACATCACGGGGTCCGGGCTCAG CTTTGCAGCAGGTGATGTGGTGCTAATCCAGCCCGAGAACCGGGCCAGCGACCTCGGGCGGTTCTGCCAGGCACTGGGCCTGGACCCCGACCAGTACTTCACCCTGCAGCCCCGGGAGCCAG GCGTGCCCTGCCCTGCGCaactcccccagccctgctcggTGAGGCACCTGGTGGCCCACTACCTGGACATTGCCAGCGTGCCCCGCCGCTCCTTCTTCGAGCTCCTGGCCTGTCTGTCTCCCCATGAGCTGGAGCGGGAGAAGCTGCTGCAGCTCAGTTCCCCCCAAGGTCAGGAGGAGCTGTACTCGTACTGCAACCGGCCTCGAAGGACCATCCTGGAG GTGTTGTGTGACTTCCCGCACACGGCAGGAGCCATCCCCGCAGACTACCTCCTGGACCTCATCCCCCTGATCCGCCCACGGGCCTTCTCCATCGCCTCTTCTCTGCTG gctcatCCCTTGAGGCTGCAGATCCTCGTGGCTGTGGTACAGTACCAGACCCGCCTCAAGGAGCCTCGCCggggcctctgctcctcctggctGGCGTCTCTGGATCCTGGGCAAG GACCTGTCTATGTGCCCCTGTGGGTGCGGCCGGGGGGCCTGACCTTCCCAGAGACACCAGACACACCTGTCATTATGGTGGGCCCTGGCACCGGCGTGGCCCCTTTCCGAGCAGCCATCCAGGAACGAGTGGCCCGGGATCAGACTG GAAACTTTTTGTTCTTCGGCTGCCGCTGGCGGGACCAGGACTTCTACTGGGAGGCGGAGTGGCTGCAGCTGGAGAGGAAGGGGTGCCTGATGCTCTTCACAGCCTTCTCCCGGGAGCAG GAGCGGAAGATATATGTGCAGCACCGGCTCCGCGAGCTCGGGCCATTGGTGTGGGACCTGCTGGACCGCCAGGGCGCCTACTTCTATCTGGCAGG CAACGCCAAGTGCATGCCAGCAGATGTGTCGGAAGCCCTAGCATCCATCTTCCAGGAGGAGGGGGGGCTCTCTGGCCCTGATGCCGCTAACTACCTTGCCAGACTCCAGCGGACACTGCGCTTCCAGA GAGACCGCAGGTTCCCAGTCACCCTGTGCCACATCTGTGTGCCCTGCCACAAAGTGCATGGCTTGGGCTCAGGCTGGAGGTCAGCAAGGACCAGAGCCCCAGGGGGAGGAGGCCCCCAGCCAGCACAGGCTCTCCCTGCCTCCATCTTGGAAAGCCTCAGTAATAAATTGTGGGCTCTGCGTGGCCGTTTCTGA
- the RNF224 gene encoding RING finger protein 224, protein MLQPESPQVSEEGTAASSRRGDCIICYSAYDLTGHLPRRLYCGHTFCQACVRQLDAPAHEQRWIPCPQCRQSTPTPRGGVAMLDLDLAAFLAVKAEWELSREEPRVPPKGSTAITQQPTRLCPSLGTQPHFPSSWRCCGGCRSLCWGAPGSPEV, encoded by the coding sequence ATGCTGCAGCCAGAGAGTCCCCAGGTCTCTGAGGAGGGGACCGCTGCCAGCTCCCGGCGGGGAGACTGCATCATCTGCTACTCAGCCTACGACCTCACCGGGCACCTGCCACGCAGACTCTACTGTGGCCACACCTTCTGCCAGGCGTGCGTGAGGCAGCTTGACGCTCCGGCCCACGAGCAGCGCTGGATCCCCTGCCCCCAGTGCCGCCAGAGCACCCCCACACCCCGTGGAGGGGTGGCCATGCTGGACCTCGACCTGGCCGCCTTCCTGGCTGTGAAGGCTGAGTGGGAGCTGTCCCGTGAGGAGCCCCGGGTACCCCCCAAAGGCAGCACTGCCATCACTCAGCAGCCAACCAGGctctgtccctccctgggcacccaGCCCCACTTCCCCTCATCCTGGCGCTGCTGCGGTGGCTGCAGGAGCCTCTGCTGGGGTGCCCCTGGCAGTCCTGAGGTCTGA
- the NDOR1 gene encoding NADPH-dependent diflavin oxidoreductase 1 isoform X2: MKNFWRFIFRKNLPSTSLCQMDFAVLGLGDSSYAKFNFVAKKLYRRLLQLGGSALLPLCLGDDQHELGPDAAVDPWLHDLWEKVLWLYPVPPDLGVIPTGVPLPSTFTLHFLLEAPRTCSEEQHGASTDPQGPPSERQPFLAPMVTNQRVTGPSHFQDVRLIEFDITGSGLSFAAGDVVLIQPENRASDLGRFCQALGLDPDQYFTLQPREPGVPCPAQLPQPCSVRHLVAHYLDIASVPRRSFFELLACLSPHELEREKLLQLSSPQGQEELYSYCNRPRRTILEVLCDFPHTAGAIPADYLLDLIPLIRPRAFSIASSLLAHPLRLQILVAVVQYQTRLKEPRRGLCSSWLASLDPGQGPVYVPLWVRPGGLTFPETPDTPVIMVGPGTGVAPFRAAIQERVARDQTGNFLFFGCRWRDQDFYWEAEWLQLERKGCLMLFTAFSREQERKIYVQHRLRELGPLVWDLLDRQGAYFYLAGNAKCMPADVSEALASIFQEEGGLSGPDAANYLARLQRTLRFQRDRRFPVTLCHICVPCHKVHGLGSGWRSARTRAPGGGGPQPAQALPASILESLSNKLWALRGRF; this comes from the exons ATGAAG AACTTCTGGAGGTTCATATTCCGGAAGAACCTGCCATCAACCTCCCTCTGTCAGATGGACTTCGCTGTCTTGGGCCTCGGGGACTCCTCTTATGCCAA GTTCAACTTTGTGGCCAAGAAGCTGTACCGTCGGCTGCTGCAGCTTGGGGGCAGTGCCCTCCTACCTCTGTGCCTGGGCGATGACCAGCACGAGCTGGG GCCTGATGCAGCTGTGGACCCCTGGCTGCACGATCTGTGGGAGAAGGTGCTGTGGCTGTACCCCGTGCCCCCTGACCTTGGCGTGATCCCCACCGGAGTCCC TTTGCCCTCCACGTTCACCCTGcacttccttctggaggctcccaGGACGTGCTCTGAGGAGCAGCATGGGGCTAGCACAGATCCTCAAGGCCCCCCTTCAGAGCGGCAGCCCTTCCTGGCACCCATGGTCACCAACCAGAGGGTCACTGGCCCCTCACACTTCCAAGATGTTCGGCTGATCGAGTTTGACATCACGGGGTCCGGGCTCAG CTTTGCAGCAGGTGATGTGGTGCTAATCCAGCCCGAGAACCGGGCCAGCGACCTCGGGCGGTTCTGCCAGGCACTGGGCCTGGACCCCGACCAGTACTTCACCCTGCAGCCCCGGGAGCCAG GCGTGCCCTGCCCTGCGCaactcccccagccctgctcggTGAGGCACCTGGTGGCCCACTACCTGGACATTGCCAGCGTGCCCCGCCGCTCCTTCTTCGAGCTCCTGGCCTGTCTGTCTCCCCATGAGCTGGAGCGGGAGAAGCTGCTGCAGCTCAGTTCCCCCCAAGGTCAGGAGGAGCTGTACTCGTACTGCAACCGGCCTCGAAGGACCATCCTGGAG GTGTTGTGTGACTTCCCGCACACGGCAGGAGCCATCCCCGCAGACTACCTCCTGGACCTCATCCCCCTGATCCGCCCACGGGCCTTCTCCATCGCCTCTTCTCTGCTG gctcatCCCTTGAGGCTGCAGATCCTCGTGGCTGTGGTACAGTACCAGACCCGCCTCAAGGAGCCTCGCCggggcctctgctcctcctggctGGCGTCTCTGGATCCTGGGCAAG GACCTGTCTATGTGCCCCTGTGGGTGCGGCCGGGGGGCCTGACCTTCCCAGAGACACCAGACACACCTGTCATTATGGTGGGCCCTGGCACCGGCGTGGCCCCTTTCCGAGCAGCCATCCAGGAACGAGTGGCCCGGGATCAGACTG GAAACTTTTTGTTCTTCGGCTGCCGCTGGCGGGACCAGGACTTCTACTGGGAGGCGGAGTGGCTGCAGCTGGAGAGGAAGGGGTGCCTGATGCTCTTCACAGCCTTCTCCCGGGAGCAG GAGCGGAAGATATATGTGCAGCACCGGCTCCGCGAGCTCGGGCCATTGGTGTGGGACCTGCTGGACCGCCAGGGCGCCTACTTCTATCTGGCAGG CAACGCCAAGTGCATGCCAGCAGATGTGTCGGAAGCCCTAGCATCCATCTTCCAGGAGGAGGGGGGGCTCTCTGGCCCTGATGCCGCTAACTACCTTGCCAGACTCCAGCGGACACTGCGCTTCCAGA GAGACCGCAGGTTCCCAGTCACCCTGTGCCACATCTGTGTGCCCTGCCACAAAGTGCATGGCTTGGGCTCAGGCTGGAGGTCAGCAAGGACCAGAGCCCCAGGGGGAGGAGGCCCCCAGCCAGCACAGGCTCTCCCTGCCTCCATCTTGGAAAGCCTCAGTAATAAATTGTGGGCTCTGCGTGGCCGTTTCTGA
- the NDOR1 gene encoding NADPH-dependent diflavin oxidoreductase 1 isoform X3 gives MDFAVLGLGDSSYAKFNFVAKKLYRRLLQLGGSALLPLCLGDDQHELGPDAAVDPWLHDLWEKVLWLYPVPPDLGVIPTGVPLPSTFTLHFLLEAPRTCSEEQHGASTDPQGPPSERQPFLAPMVTNQRVTGPSHFQDVRLIEFDITGSGLSFAAGDVVLIQPENRASDLGRFCQALGLDPDQYFTLQPREPGVPCPAQLPQPCSVRHLVAHYLDIASVPRRSFFELLACLSPHELEREKLLQLSSPQGQEELYSYCNRPRRTILEVLCDFPHTAGAIPADYLLDLIPLIRPRAFSIASSLLAHPLRLQILVAVVQYQTRLKEPRRGLCSSWLASLDPGQGPVYVPLWVRPGGLTFPETPDTPVIMVGPGTGVAPFRAAIQERVARDQTGNFLFFGCRWRDQDFYWEAEWLQLERKGCLMLFTAFSREQERKIYVQHRLRELGPLVWDLLDRQGAYFYLAGNAKCMPADVSEALASIFQEEGGLSGPDAANYLARLQRTLRFQRDRRFPVTLCHICVPCHKVHGLGSGWRSARTRAPGGGGPQPAQALPASILESLSNKLWALRGRF, from the exons ATGGACTTCGCTGTCTTGGGCCTCGGGGACTCCTCTTATGCCAA GTTCAACTTTGTGGCCAAGAAGCTGTACCGTCGGCTGCTGCAGCTTGGGGGCAGTGCCCTCCTACCTCTGTGCCTGGGCGATGACCAGCACGAGCTGGG GCCTGATGCAGCTGTGGACCCCTGGCTGCACGATCTGTGGGAGAAGGTGCTGTGGCTGTACCCCGTGCCCCCTGACCTTGGCGTGATCCCCACCGGAGTCCC TTTGCCCTCCACGTTCACCCTGcacttccttctggaggctcccaGGACGTGCTCTGAGGAGCAGCATGGGGCTAGCACAGATCCTCAAGGCCCCCCTTCAGAGCGGCAGCCCTTCCTGGCACCCATGGTCACCAACCAGAGGGTCACTGGCCCCTCACACTTCCAAGATGTTCGGCTGATCGAGTTTGACATCACGGGGTCCGGGCTCAG CTTTGCAGCAGGTGATGTGGTGCTAATCCAGCCCGAGAACCGGGCCAGCGACCTCGGGCGGTTCTGCCAGGCACTGGGCCTGGACCCCGACCAGTACTTCACCCTGCAGCCCCGGGAGCCAG GCGTGCCCTGCCCTGCGCaactcccccagccctgctcggTGAGGCACCTGGTGGCCCACTACCTGGACATTGCCAGCGTGCCCCGCCGCTCCTTCTTCGAGCTCCTGGCCTGTCTGTCTCCCCATGAGCTGGAGCGGGAGAAGCTGCTGCAGCTCAGTTCCCCCCAAGGTCAGGAGGAGCTGTACTCGTACTGCAACCGGCCTCGAAGGACCATCCTGGAG GTGTTGTGTGACTTCCCGCACACGGCAGGAGCCATCCCCGCAGACTACCTCCTGGACCTCATCCCCCTGATCCGCCCACGGGCCTTCTCCATCGCCTCTTCTCTGCTG gctcatCCCTTGAGGCTGCAGATCCTCGTGGCTGTGGTACAGTACCAGACCCGCCTCAAGGAGCCTCGCCggggcctctgctcctcctggctGGCGTCTCTGGATCCTGGGCAAG GACCTGTCTATGTGCCCCTGTGGGTGCGGCCGGGGGGCCTGACCTTCCCAGAGACACCAGACACACCTGTCATTATGGTGGGCCCTGGCACCGGCGTGGCCCCTTTCCGAGCAGCCATCCAGGAACGAGTGGCCCGGGATCAGACTG GAAACTTTTTGTTCTTCGGCTGCCGCTGGCGGGACCAGGACTTCTACTGGGAGGCGGAGTGGCTGCAGCTGGAGAGGAAGGGGTGCCTGATGCTCTTCACAGCCTTCTCCCGGGAGCAG GAGCGGAAGATATATGTGCAGCACCGGCTCCGCGAGCTCGGGCCATTGGTGTGGGACCTGCTGGACCGCCAGGGCGCCTACTTCTATCTGGCAGG CAACGCCAAGTGCATGCCAGCAGATGTGTCGGAAGCCCTAGCATCCATCTTCCAGGAGGAGGGGGGGCTCTCTGGCCCTGATGCCGCTAACTACCTTGCCAGACTCCAGCGGACACTGCGCTTCCAGA GAGACCGCAGGTTCCCAGTCACCCTGTGCCACATCTGTGTGCCCTGCCACAAAGTGCATGGCTTGGGCTCAGGCTGGAGGTCAGCAAGGACCAGAGCCCCAGGGGGAGGAGGCCCCCAGCCAGCACAGGCTCTCCCTGCCTCCATCTTGGAAAGCCTCAGTAATAAATTGTGGGCTCTGCGTGGCCGTTTCTGA
- the LOC144285857 gene encoding ring finger protein-like — protein sequence MATACPWAGQVGEEEDGEQAGEWGEEECPICTEPYGPGEHHLALLNCGHGLCVGCLHQLLGTASSAHQGQVCCPLCRQKTPMPEWEICQLQEELLWADGPQGPRPPTPPAPPHRGPGPWASLEHRYRLRFLAGPVGGQGCLPFLPCPPWLGARLWALRERGPCTRRLVLLGLLALELLGLLLIFTPLMLLGLLFMLLDRSGH from the coding sequence ATGGCCACTGCCTGCCCCTGGGCTGGGCAAGTAGGggaagaggaggatggggagcaggcaggagagtggggggaggaggaatgcCCCATCTGCACAGAGCCCTATGGGCCCGGTGAGCACCACCTGGCTCTGCTCAACTGTGGCCATGGCCTGTGTGTGGGCTGCCTGCACCAGCTGCTAGGCACAGCCTCCAGTGcccaccagggccaggtgtgctGCCCACTGTGTCGCCAGAAGACGCCCATGCCTGAGTGGGAAATCTGCCAGCTGCAGGAGGAACTGCTGTGGGCAGATGGGCCTCAGGGCCCACGGCCCCCTAcaccccctgctcctccccaccggggccctgggccctgggcctcccTAGAGCACCGCTACCGGCTACGCTTCCTGGCAGGGCCTGTGGGCGGCCAGGGCTGCCTTCCCTTCCTACCCTGCCCGCCCTGGCTGGGTGCCCGGCTCTGGGCCTTGCGGGAACGAGGGCCCTGCACCCGCCGCCTAGTACTGCTGGGCCTGCTAGCCCTGGAGCTCCTGGGCCTGTTGCTCATCTTCACGCCACTCATGCTGCTGGGGCTGCTCTTTATGCTGCTGGACCGCTCTGGCCACTGA
- the TMEM203 gene encoding transmembrane protein 203, whose translation MLFSLRELVQWLGFATFEIFVHLLALLVFSVLLALRVDGLAPGLSWWNVFVPFFAADGLSTYFTTIVSVRLFQDGEKRLAVLRLFWVLTVLSLKFVFEMLLCQKLVEQTRELWFGLITSPVFILLQLLMIRACRVN comes from the coding sequence ATGCTCTTCTCCCTCCGGGAGCTGGTGCAGTGGCTGGGCTTCGCCACCTTCGAGATCTTCGTGCACCTGCTGGCCCTGTTGGTGTTCTCTGTGCTGCTGGCGCTGCGGGTGGACGGCCTGGCCCCTGGCCTCTCGTGGTGGAACGTGTTCGTGCCCTTCTTCGCCGCTGATGGGCTCAGCACCTACTTCACCACCATCGTGTCTGTACGCCTCTTCCAGGACGGAGAGAAGCGGTTGGCTGTGCTCCGCCTCTTCTGGGTCCTCACGGTTCTTAGCCTCAAGTTTGTCTTCGAGATGTTGTTGTGCCAGAAGCTGGTAGAACAGACTCGGGAACTCTGGTTTGGCTTGATCACGTCTCCGGTCTTCATTCTTCTGCAGCTGCTCATGATCCGTGCCTGTAGGGTCAACTAA
- the RNF208 gene encoding RING finger protein 208: protein MPADPGPEVGSGWPGFLMSCLKGPHVILKMEAMKIVHPEKFPELQAAAPCFPPAPRPTPALAPKRAWPSDTEIIVNQACGGDMPALDGAPRTPPLPRRPRKGSVELGFPRVAPADEVIVNQYVVRPGPATSGAPATAAPASGEPLECPTCGHTYNVTQRRPRVLSCLHSVCEQCLQILYESCPKYKFISCPTCRRETVLFTDYGLAALAVNTSILSRLPPEALTAPSGGQWGGEPEGSCYQTFRQYCGAACTCHVRNPLSACSIM from the coding sequence ATGCCGGCTGACCCCGGGCCCGAGGTGGGCAGTGGCTGGCCGGGCTTCCTCATGTCCTGCCTGAAGGGCCCCCATGTCATCCTCAAGATGGAGGCCATGAAGATTGTTCACCCTGAGAAGttccctgagctgcaggcggctgCCCCTTGCTTCCCACCAGCACCGCggcccacccctgccctggcacCCAAACGCGCCTGGCCCTCAGACACAGAGATCATCGTCAACCAGGCATGCGGAGGGGACATGCCTGCCTTGGATGGGGCACCCCGCACTCCTCCCTTGCCGCGACGGCCCCGAAAGGGCAGTGTGGAGTTGGGCTTCCCCCGAGTGGCACCAGCGGACGAGGTCATCGTGAACCAGTACGTGGTGCGGCCTGGTCCTGCCACCTCAGGGGCCCCTGCCACGGCGGCACCAGCCTCAGGTGAGCCCCTGGAGTGCCCCACCTGCGGGCACACGTACAACGTCACCCAGCGGCGGCCCCGAGTGCTGTCCTGCCTGCACTCTGTGTGTGAGCAGTGCCTGCAGATTCTCTATGAGTCCTGCCCTAAGTACAAGTTCATCTCCTGTCCCACTTGCCGCCGCGAGACTGTGCTCTTCACGGACTATGGCCTGGCTGCACTAGCTGTCAACACGTCTATCTTGAGCCGCCTGCCACCTGAGGCACTGACTGCCCCGTCCGGTGGCCAGTGGGGGGGTGAGCCGGAGGGCAGCTGCTACCAGACCTTCCGGCAGTACTGTGGGGCCGCGTGCACCTGCCATGTGCGGAACCCGCTGTCTGCCTGCTCCATCATGTAG
- the CYSRT1 gene encoding cysteine-rich tail protein 1: MDPHEMVVKNPYAQVSIPRAHLRPDLGQQLEAAPSSWESQPLPAGSCPSEPTRLLQPTEEAPGSKDAKGAKGATQTQGQQAWLQPGNPYGSGQHPAGLTYAGRPPMGRGDDIAHHCCCCPCCSCCHCPRFCRCHSCCCIIS, encoded by the coding sequence ATGGACCCACATGAGATGGTCGTCAAGAACCCGTATGCCCAGGTCAGCATCCCCCGGGCTCACCTGCGGCCAGACCTGGGGCAGCAGCTGGAGGCGGCTCCCTCTTCCTGGGAGTCACAGCCTCTACCTGCAGGGTCCTGCCCCTCAGAGCCCACCCGGCTCCTGCAGCCCACTGAGGAGGCCCCAGGGAGCAAGGATGCCAAGGGCGCCAAGGGGGCCACCCAGACCCAGGGCCAACAGGCCTGGCTGCAGCCCGGCAACCCTTATGGTAGTGGGCAGCACCCAGCAGGACTGACCTATGCTGGCCGGCCCCCCATGGGGCGCGGGGATGACATCGCCCACCACTGCTGCTGCTGTCCTTGCTGCTCTTGCTGTCATTGCCCTCGCTTCTGCCGCTGCCACAGCTGCTGCTGCATCATCTCCTAG